One part of the Engraulis encrasicolus isolate BLACKSEA-1 chromosome 17, IST_EnEncr_1.0, whole genome shotgun sequence genome encodes these proteins:
- the LOC134467680 gene encoding ankyrin repeat domain-containing protein 1-like isoform X1: MGRLDRLGFEELVTGKPCEIKEQGEAAGAGGEREGKRQFATGEYETSVSQEKQDDLKTNKDTQDDHETDKVQSLEETQKVLEEKKKRRTKKGPVRRRKRVPAVEYVPYYVDEVDFLKAAVENKMGIINRYLEKCGDPNTCDNFNQTALHRASRQGHVEVVKRLLEAGAKIEQKDKLESTALHVACRGGSLPVVELLLTNNAKLTARDKVHSTPLHVAVRNGAYGCAEHLIHCGADINAKDREGDTPMHDAIRLNRFSIAQLLFRHGADMKIKNCEGKSPMDNVLEWQDGAKEILSKMQKQTKNNSAKK; this comes from the exons ATGGGCAGACTTGACAGGCTTGGCTTTGAAGAGCTG GTTACCGGCAAACCCTGCGAGATCAAAGAGCAAGGGGAGGCAGCTGGggcagggggggagagggaggggaagcggCAGTTCGCCACCGGGGAGTACGAGACCTCCGTCAGCCAGGAGAAACAGGATGATCTGAAGACCAACAAAGACACTCAGGATGATCACGAG ACTGATAAGGTGCAGTCATTAGAGGAGACGCAGAAGGTtctggaagagaagaagaagaggagaaccAAGAAGGGCCCAGTACGCAGACGCAAGCGTGTCCCTGCTGTGGAATAtgta ccaTATTATGTGGATGAGGTGGATTTCCTGAAGGCTGCTGTGGAAAACAAGATGGGCATCATCAACCGATACCTGGAGAAATGTGGAGACCCAAACACATGCGACAAC tttaaCCAGACGGCTCTGCACAGGGCCAGTAGACAGGGCCACGTAGAGGTGGTGAAGAGACTTCTGGAGGCTGGCGCAAAGATCGAGCAGAAAGACAAG CTGGAGTCCACTGCCCTGCACGTGGCCTGCAGAGGGGGAAGCCTGCCAGTGGTGGAGCTACTACTGACCAACAACGCCAAACTCACCGCCagagacaag GTCCACAGCACCCCCCTTCATGTGGCTGTGAGAAATGGAGCCTACGGCTGTGCCGAGCACCTCATCCACTGCGGGGCAGACATCAACGCCAAAGACagg GAGGGAGACACGCCGATGCACGATGCCATCAGACTGAACAGGTTCAGCATTGCCCAGTTGCTGTTCCGTCATGGCGCTGACATGAAGATCAAAAACTGC GAGGGAAAGTCACCAATGGATAATGTGCTGGAATGGCAGGATGGAGCCAAAGAAATTCTGAGCAAGAtgcaaaaacagacaaaaaacaacTCTGCCAAGAAGTGA
- the LOC134467680 gene encoding ankyrin repeat domain-containing protein 1-like isoform X2: protein MDLTSVKTVTGKPCEIKEQGEAAGAGGEREGKRQFATGEYETSVSQEKQDDLKTNKDTQDDHETDKVQSLEETQKVLEEKKKRRTKKGPVRRRKRVPAVEYVPYYVDEVDFLKAAVENKMGIINRYLEKCGDPNTCDNFNQTALHRASRQGHVEVVKRLLEAGAKIEQKDKLESTALHVACRGGSLPVVELLLTNNAKLTARDKVHSTPLHVAVRNGAYGCAEHLIHCGADINAKDREGDTPMHDAIRLNRFSIAQLLFRHGADMKIKNCEGKSPMDNVLEWQDGAKEILSKMQKQTKNNSAKK, encoded by the exons ATGGATCTTACAAGTGTCAAAACT GTTACCGGCAAACCCTGCGAGATCAAAGAGCAAGGGGAGGCAGCTGGggcagggggggagagggaggggaagcggCAGTTCGCCACCGGGGAGTACGAGACCTCCGTCAGCCAGGAGAAACAGGATGATCTGAAGACCAACAAAGACACTCAGGATGATCACGAG ACTGATAAGGTGCAGTCATTAGAGGAGACGCAGAAGGTtctggaagagaagaagaagaggagaaccAAGAAGGGCCCAGTACGCAGACGCAAGCGTGTCCCTGCTGTGGAATAtgta ccaTATTATGTGGATGAGGTGGATTTCCTGAAGGCTGCTGTGGAAAACAAGATGGGCATCATCAACCGATACCTGGAGAAATGTGGAGACCCAAACACATGCGACAAC tttaaCCAGACGGCTCTGCACAGGGCCAGTAGACAGGGCCACGTAGAGGTGGTGAAGAGACTTCTGGAGGCTGGCGCAAAGATCGAGCAGAAAGACAAG CTGGAGTCCACTGCCCTGCACGTGGCCTGCAGAGGGGGAAGCCTGCCAGTGGTGGAGCTACTACTGACCAACAACGCCAAACTCACCGCCagagacaag GTCCACAGCACCCCCCTTCATGTGGCTGTGAGAAATGGAGCCTACGGCTGTGCCGAGCACCTCATCCACTGCGGGGCAGACATCAACGCCAAAGACagg GAGGGAGACACGCCGATGCACGATGCCATCAGACTGAACAGGTTCAGCATTGCCCAGTTGCTGTTCCGTCATGGCGCTGACATGAAGATCAAAAACTGC GAGGGAAAGTCACCAATGGATAATGTGCTGGAATGGCAGGATGGAGCCAAAGAAATTCTGAGCAAGAtgcaaaaacagacaaaaaacaacTCTGCCAAGAAGTGA